A region of Saccharomyces mikatae IFO 1815 strain IFO1815 genome assembly, chromosome: 12 DNA encodes the following proteins:
- the SMKI12G1060 gene encoding uncharacterized protein (similar to Saccharomyces cerevisiae YLR030W) produces the protein MEGEQIVEYVQETPIIPRRVIQYSVPKKKITMPSPCVKMSQAVNNLQDMNLPQHPSLRDSSLDKEYSTQRFLGGINERRLSFEEHRNEQHQNPIGLIKRVGTFFKKRSSSGKSSIKSIGDVKTDGSNLIEGYLSENDDPIEQLVQKNLFDEHKGNSEENDKRHGLFSFEETPPIQVLERTYPNPVDSSFENVPLTEERRFSENPRSLEPSEYEHSLSEPIPFRSSTGGENQRGVRGHTDIAAHNLRVASIKEKKKILEMEQNRLITEIIRLENILNKHRKIDVNSSTGKSENKSSEKDSITFVNSTAPNTAVLKQRTSSSDHNVNFLHNDVSDIPDTFDLEEPYDPLKDKWTTLQSLEKCFESKFQSVSNSKKGDELATIKERNFQVAKINNICFRVQESIKKRQDLEAKLRNLSHDTDNELLFLMMENKRRQKSSVIIQFLSDIINEKSKRFTAEEQGFVNENEVKPLISDLSEGINRLNSILEMKNTCIRRLSNQ, from the coding sequence ATGGAAGGAGAACAGATTGTGGAATATGTCCAGGAGACACCGATTATTCCTAGAAGAGTTATTCAATATTCggttccaaaaaaaaaaattacaatGCCCAGTCCTTGTGTCAAAATGTCGCAGGCAGTTAATAATTTGCAAGACATGAACTTGCCGCAGCATCCCAGCCTTCGTGATTCTTCGCTAGATAAAGAGTACTCGACTCAAAGGTTTTTAGGAGGTATAAACGAACGAAGATTGAGTTTTGAGGAGCATAGAAATGAACAACACCAGAATCCCATTGGACTAATCAAGAGGGTAGGTACTTTCTTTAAGAAGAGGTCATCATCTGGAAAGAGCAGCATCAAATCAATTGGTGATGTGAAAACAGATGGCTCAAATCTGATTGAAGGCTATTTGagtgaaaatgatgatccTATAGAACAGCTCGTTCAAAAAAACCTGTTTGATGAACATAAAGGGAattctgaagaaaatgataaaagaCATGGCCTGTTCTCCTTTGAAGAGACGCCCCCGATACAAGTATTAGAGCGGACCTATCCCAATCCTGTTGACTCTTCGTTTGAAAATGTTCCTTTGACTGAGGAAAGACGTTTTTCTGAAAATCCTAGGTCACTTGAACCAAGTGAATACGAGCATAGTCTTTCAGAGCCTATTCCATTTAGGAGTTCAACGGGAGGAGAGAACCAACGCGGTGTTAGAGGACATACTGATATAGCAGCACATAACCTGAGAGTAGCTtcaataaaggaaaaaaagaaaatacttgAAATGGAACAGAACAGATTAATCACAGAGATCATACGCCTCGAAAATATACTGAATAAGCATAGGAAGATTGACGTTAACAGCAGTACTGGTAAATCTGAAAATAAGTCGTCCGAAAAAGATAGTATTACATTTGTAAATTCAACGGCCCCTAACACTGCAGTTTTAAAACAGAGAACCTCATCTTCAGATCATAATGTCAACTTTCTTCATAACGACGTTTCCGACATTCCGGATACCTTTGACCTCGAAGAGCCTTATGATCCTCTCAAGGACAAATGGACCACTTTGCaatctttggaaaaatgtTTTGAATCTAAATTTCAATCTGTGtcaaactcaaaaaagGGAGACGAGTTAGCCActataaaagaaaggaatTTTCAAGTAGCCaaaattaataatatttGTTTCAGGGTTCAAGaatctatcaaaaaaaggcaaGACTTAGAGGCTAAGTTAAGGAATCTATCACATGATACTGACAATGAattgctttttttgatgatggaaaataaaagaagacaGAAAAGCTCCGTAATAATACAGTTTCTTTCTGACATAATCAATGAGAAATCGAAAAGATTCACCGCAGAAGAGCAAGGCTTTGTAAATGAAAACGAGGTAAAACCTCTCATTTCAGATCTTTCTGAGGGGATCAATAGGTTGAATTCTATCCtggaaatgaaaaacaCTTGTATTAGAAGGTTAAGTAATCAGTAG
- the RAD5 gene encoding DNA helicase RAD5 (similar to Saccharomyces cerevisiae RAD5 (YLR032W); ancestral locus Anc_2.411), whose protein sequence is MSDVKQEERKRFFNDDLDTSETSLNFKSENKESFLFSNSHNDDDILSVSDNSEGEKDTSILPVNEEIREDDQDQFIGELLRIIPEMPTSISIKLNEKFGSKKEGLCLALSHYFDHYKENSTSNIPSSPNQVNSHSDTSSSVLSPSPSHVKKRNNYAFRNQNRLEDKTTWKRFIGALQVTGMATRPTVRPLKYGSQLKLKRSVEEISAAKVYDSRGRKKASMASLVRIFDSQYNREIGRVPEDIAQILYPLLNSNEIGFEVTLIFCDNKRLSIGDSFILQLDCFLTSIIFEESSSDGQSFTKRRRTEREIKREKDNKNFGRSLAETDEELENRSKRLALLKLFDKLKLKPILDEQKAIERHKIELSSDPEIIDIDDDNDDDDDNDDIRPGQAAKARDNLWDTQHEEETMNLNQLKTFYKAAQSSESLKNLPETEPSRDIFKLELRNYQKQGLTWMLRREQEFAKTASDKGASETDANVINPLWKQFKWPTDMSWAAQKTQNDHLNLEDDIFFYANLHSGEFSLTKPVLKTMIKGGILSDEMGLGKTIAAYSLILSCPCDSDIDRTPYDVESTDIPDDVSSTFKTSSQNNKKPYASKTTLIVVPMSLLTQWSNEFMKANNSPDMYHEVYYGGNVSSLKTLLTKTKNPPTVVLTTYGIVQNEWTKHFKGRMIDEDVTVSSGLFSVNFYRIVIDEGHNIRNRMTVTSKAVMDLQAKCKWVLTGTPIINRLDDLYSLVKFLELDPWRQINYWKTFVSTPFENKNYKQAFDVVNAILEPVLLRRTKQMKDKDGKPLVELPPKEVVIKRLPFSKAQDLLYKFLLDKAEITVKSGIARGDLLKKYSTILVHILRLRQVCCHPGLIGTQDENDEDLSKNNKLVTEQTVELDSLIRVASERYDNSFSKEELEKMMRNLKVKYPDNKSFQTLECSICTAEPIDIDKVLFTECGHSFCEKCLFEYIEFQKGKNLCLKCPNCRKPIDACRLLTLGPQNSTSENLEFRPYSPASESSKITALVKELQLLQDSSAGEQVVIFSQFSTYLDILEKELTHAFPKDVAKVYKFDGRLSLKERTNVLADFAAKDYSRQKILLLSLKAGGVGLNLTCASHAYMMDPWWSPSMEDQAIDRLHRIGQTNSVKVTRFIIQNSIEEKMLRIQEKKRTIGEAMDADEDERRKRRIEEIQMLFE, encoded by the coding sequence ATGAGTGATGTTAAGCAGGAGGAAAGGAAAAGGTTTTTTAATGATGATCTTGATACATCAGAAACATCattaaatttcaaatctgaAAATAAGGAATCATTTCTATTCTCAAATAGCCACAACGATGACGATATCTTATCTGTGAGTGATAATTCTGAAGGAGAAAAAGACACATCTATTTTGCCGGTCAACGAAGAAATCAGGGAGGATGACCAAGATCAGTTTATTGGAGAGCTTCTAAGGATTATCCCAGAAATGCCAACGAGCATTTCAATAAAacttaatgaaaaatttggtaGCAAAAAGGAAGGACTCTGTTTGGCATTATCACACTATTTTGATCATTATAAGGAGAATTCCACCAGCAATATACCGTCGTCTCCAAATCAAGTAAACTCACATTCTGATACTTCAAGCTCGGTCTTGTCCCCCTCTCCATCCCatgttaaaaaaagaaataattatGCTTTCAGAAACCAAAATCGATTAGAAGATAAAACCACTTGGAAAAGATTTATAGGTGCTTTGCAAGTGACTGGTATGGCTACAAGACCTACTGTCAGACCTTTGAAGTACGGTTCTCAGTTGAAACTGAAAAGATCAGTTGAAGAGATCTCTGCAGCCAAGGTATATGATTCACGCGGCAGAAAGAAAGCATCAATGGCCAGTTTAGTAAGGATTTTTGATAGTCAATATAATAGAGAAATCGGCCGAGTTCCCGAAGACATCGCTCAAATACTATACCCTCTTTTAAATTCCAATGAAATAGGCTTTGAAGTTACGTTAATATTTTGTGATAATAAGCGCTTGAGTATAGGTGACAGCTTTATCTTGCAATTGGATTGCTTTTTAACCTCTATTATTTTCGAAGAATCATCTAGTGATGGACAATCTTTTACGAAAAGAAGGCGTacagaaagagaaatcaaGAGGGAAAAAGACAACAAAAATTTCGGTAGATCATTGGCTGAAACAGATGAAGAGCTGGAAAATCGTTCAAAGAGATTGGCTCTACTGAAGTTATTTGATAAACTAAAACTGAAACCGATTTTAGATGAACAGAAGGCAATTGAAAGGCATAAAATAGAGCTCAGTAGTGACCCAGAAatcattgatattgatgatgataatgatgatgatgatgataatgatgatattcGCCCTGGTCAAGCCGCTAAAGCTCGTGACAATCTTTGGGATACCCAGcacgaagaagaaacaatgAACTTGAATCAACTGAAGACATTCTATAAAGCTGCACAATCATCAGAATCTTTAAAAAACTTGCCTGAAACAGAACCTTCTCGTGATATATTTAAACTAGAGCTAAGGAATTATCAAAAGCAGGGTCTTACTTGGATGTTGAGAAGGGAACAAGAATTTGCTAAGACCGCCTCAGATAAAGGGGCTTCGGAAACGGATGCTAATGTGATAAACCCTCTATGGAAACAGTTCAAATGGCCCACTGATATGTCTTGGGCTGCTCAAAAGACACAAAACGATCACCTGAATCTTGAAgatgatatatttttttatgctAACTTACACTCTGGCGAATTTTCCTTAACGAAACCTGTCTTaaaaacgatgataaaGGGTGGCATATTATCAGATGAAATGGGATTGGGTAAAACAATTGCAGCTTACTCTTTAATTTTATCTTGTCCTTGCGATAGTGATATTGACAGAACACCGTATGATGTTGAGAGTACTGATATTCCTGATGATGTTTCAAGCACTTTCAAAACGTCTTCGCAAAATAACAAGAAACCGTATGCTTCAAAGACAACGTTGATCGTAGTTCCTATGTCTTTATTAACGCAATGGAGTAATGAGTTTATGAAAGCTAACAATTCTCCCGACATGTACCATGAAGTATATTATGGTGGGAATGTTTCTAgtttgaaaactttattaACTAAGACAAAAAACCCCCCAACTGTAGTCCTTACTACGTATGGCATTGTTCAAAATGAATGGACCAAGCATTTTAAAGGAAGGATGATAGATGAGGACGTAACTGTATCATCCGGCTTGTTTTCTGTCAATTTTTATCGTATAGTAATTGATGAGGGTCATAATATTAGAAACAGAATGACAGTGACGTCTAAAGCGGTTATGGATCTACAAGCGAAATGCAAATGGGTTTTAACAGGTACACCAATTATCAACAGGCTTGACGATTTGTACAGCCTTGTCAAGTTTTTGGAATTAGATCCCTGGCGGCAAATCAATTATTGGAAAACCTTTGTATCAACGCCTTTTGAGAATAAAAACTATAAACAAGCATTTGATGTGGTGAATGCGATTCTAGAACCTGTGCTGTTAAGAAGGACGAAGCAAATGAAAGACAAGGATGGTAAGCCTTTAGTGGAGTTACCACCCAAGGAAGTCGTTATTAAAAGACTACCATTCAGTAAAGCTCAAGATCTCCTATATAAATTCCTCTTGGATAAGGCAGAGATTACTGTTAAATCAGGTATCGCACGCGGTGATTTACTGAAGAAGTATTCCACAATTCTCGTTCATATTCTGAGACTAAGACAAGTTTGTTGCCATCCAGGCCTGATTGGAACtcaagatgaaaatgatgaggATTTAtccaaaaataacaagTTGGTTACGGAGCAAACGGTGGAGCTTGATTCTCTGATTCGTGTGGCTTCTGAAAGATATGATAATTCGTTTTCTAAGGAGGAGCTggagaagatgatgagaaatCTGAAAGTTAAATATCCAGACAATAAATCATTTCAAACCCTAGAGTGTTCCATCTGCACGGCGGAACCTATTGATATAGATAAGGTTTTGTTTACAGAGTGTGGCCATAGTTTTTGTGAGAAATGtttatttgaatatattgAGTTTCAGAAAGGTAAGAATCTGTGTTTAAAGTGCCCCAATTGTCGTAAACCAATAGATGCATGTAGGTTATTGACATTGGGGCCACAAAATAGTACTTCAGAAAATTTAGAATTCAGGCCATATTCTCCTGCTTCTGAATCAAGCAAAATAACTGCTTTAGTGAAGGAGCTTCAGTTGCTACAGGACAGTTCGGCAGGCGAACAAgttgtcattttttctcaattttCTACGTACTTGGACATCCTGGAGAAAGAGCTTACGCATGCTTTCCCAAAAGATGTTGCAAAAGTTTACAAATTTGATGGACGTCTTTcgttaaaagaaagaactaATGTGCTAGCAGATTTCGCCGCTAAAGACTATAGCAGACAAAAAATCCTATTACTCTCGTTGAAAGCTGGTGGTGTTGGGTTGAATTTGACATGCGCGTCCCACGCCTACATGATGGATCCATGGTGGTCCCCCAGCATGGAAGACCAAGCAATCGATAGATTGCATAGAATTGGCCAGACGAACAGCGTCAAGGTTACGAGATTTATCATACAGAATAGCATAGAGGAGAAAATGCTCCgcattcaagaaaagaagagaactATCGGTGAGGCAATGGACGCAGATGAGGACgaaaggagaaaaagaagaatcgAGGAAATTCAAATGCTTTTCGAATAG
- the RSC58 gene encoding Rsc58p (similar to Saccharomyces cerevisiae RSC58 (YLR033W); ancestral locus Anc_2.408), protein MMESVNGDKLADLLANVQSILNAASVKCHVVDESFPAKFFEKNPDKIYESYCKFIKNRSNAEGSIRNEDKLALTTINKRFENGEYEPVQGGFYKLYHDVKLVCTILIHFYPQGTRNYQLVDKFYKFSSELLLRECYRIGIALTQANIVKSRSGKSLNGNEVDEYDDDDDATELDKIISYDFIKISMNYSVPISQTYQIRTKDMDLFSSIISKSNLDKRPHELPNTNFKINNILPQTDIENEAPRLGFVGANTSNIPDPTLPPTEMMTRFLHPNWYALPTTVWLKYGNYNSWAPSFNENGTVVDSTTRGLIWLERIGYMNLYEKNEKKEKQEEILDSNEGNKNSEQKDKNEIIDGKSNGVNNNSDDNDTGITSENAEGFEDTEQSIIKLHNLYNWAPSNYIGDDEIESFQNGTPDKLVTESLAKLKKLRKERILNRVSKPTTEEREIYFKVKRILKEVILAKKVSKLPINNVRAFPVLQTNYSGSIPVVRAQPGRKRKHKK, encoded by the coding sequence ATGATGGAAAGTGTGAATGGTGATAAACTAGCGGATCTTTTGGCAAATGTTCAATCCATTTTGAATGCAGCTTCCGTCAAATGTCACGTAGTGGATGAAAGTTTCCCAGCCAAAttctttgagaaaaatcCGGATAAGATATATGAATCATACTGCAAGTTCATTAAAAATAGAAGTAATGCCGAAGGTTCGATACGTAATGAAGATAAATTAGCTTTGACAACCATCAACAagagatttgaaaatggaGAATACGAGCCTGTTCAAGGTGGGTTTTATAAGCTATATCACGATGTCAAGTTGGTTTGTACAATTCTCATTCACTTTTATCCTCAGGGTACAAGGAATTACCAATTAGTTGACAAGTTCTacaaattttcttcagagCTTTTATTGCGAGAATGCTACAGAATAGGAATTGCTCTAACACAAGCAAATATTGTAAAATCAAGAAGTGGCAAGTCTCTCAATGGAAATGAGGTGGATGAAtacgatgatgatgatgatgcaACAGAACTAGACAAAATAATCTCTTATGATTTCATTAAGATTTCTATGAATTATTCGGTACCAATTTCTCAAACATATCAGATACGGACCAAGGATATGGACCTTTTCTCTTCGATAATTTCTAAGTCTAATCTTGACAAAAGGCCTCATGAACTTCCCAACACGAACTTCAAGATTAACAACATCTTACCTCAGACTGACATAGAAAATGAAGCTCCTAGATTAGGATTTGTGGGTGCGAATACAAGTAATATCCCAGACCCCACTTTACCACCGACTGAGATGATGACCAGATTTTTGCATCCAAATTGGTATGCTTTGCCTACCACAGTCTGGCTAAAATATGGGAACTATAATTCCTGGGCGCCTTCCTTCAACGAAAACGGCACCGTCGTGGATTCAACAACTAGAGGCCTTATTTGGCTTGAGAGAATTGGTTACATGAACTtgtatgaaaaaaatgaaaagaaagaaaaacaagaggAAATACTGGACTCGAATGAGGGAAACAAAAATAGCGAACAGAAAGATAAAAACGAGATTATTGATGGCAAAAGCAATGGCGTCAACAACAATagtgatgataatgatacaGGTATCACTTCTGAAAATGCAGAAGGTTTCGAAGACACAGAACAATCGATAATAAAGCTTCACAATTTATACAATTGGGCACCCTCCAACTACATAGGGGATGACGAAATTGAGAGTTTTCAGAATGGTACGCCGGATAAGTTGGTTACTGAGTCTCTTGCGAAACTTAAAAAGCTGAGGAAGGAGAGAATATTAAATAGAGTTTCGAAGCCCACTACAGAGGAAAGAGAGATTTACTTTAAAGTGAAAAGAATACTGAAGGAAGTTATCTTGgcaaaaaaagtttccaaGCTACCTATAAACAATGTAAGGGCGTTCCCAGTGTTACAAACAAACTATAGTGGTAGTATACCCGTCGTAAGGGCTCAGCCAGGTCGCAAGCGGAAACACAAGAAATAG
- the SMF3 gene encoding putative divalent metal ion transporter SMF3 (similar to Saccharomyces cerevisiae SMF3 (YLR034C); ancestral locus Anc_2.407), which produces MRSYMQILQKFVKFIGPGIMVSVAYMDPGNYATSVSGGAQYKYTLLFAIFISNIFAVLLQCLCVKLGTVTGYDLAENCRHNLPKKLNYTLYFFAEVAIIATDLAEVVGTAIALQILFKIPLTWGVLLTVLDVLIILMFYTPNGQSLKKVRVFEFGVGLLVIGTCICFVLELFKISIPDKAELFKGFLPSNIIFKEQQALYISLGILGATVMPHSLYLGSSIVKPRLQDYDLKKYGKVNPRPSLNAIKYSLNYAYAELIISLFLIATFVNSAILIVAGATLSGQPEAEDADLLSIYKLLVHYISPAAGLIFALAMLCSGQSAGIICTLAGQIVSEGFLQWSLPPWATRLCTRLIAIIPCLFVTLTMGEKGISDILNFSQVVLSLILPIVSAPLIYFTANRKLMVVHDENGVVRAPTDVNVISDETTPLNSKHSKIVDFTNSRLLTYSSIFVWALIGSLNCYLVVSFCLGADIHF; this is translated from the coding sequence ATGCGATCTTATATGcagattcttcaaaaatttgtcaAATTCATTGGGCCAGGGATTATGGTCAGCGTGGCTTATATGGATCCGGGAAATTATGCTACTAGCGTTTCTGGTGGTGCTCAATACAAATACACCTTATTATTTGCCATTTTCATATCCAACATTTTCGCTGTACTTTTGCAATGTCTTTGTGTAAAACTGGGAACTGTTACTGGTTATGACTTGGCTGAAAACTGTCGCCATAATCTGCCTAAAAAGCTAAATTATACcctttacttttttgctGAAGTGGCAATCATTGCCACCGATCTGGCTGAGGTTGTAGGTACTGCCATTGCACTacaaattcttttcaaaataccaCTGACTTGGGGTGTCTTATTAACGGTGTTAGATGTTCTGATAATCTTGATGTTCTACACACCAAATGGTCAGtccttgaaaaaagttagggtttttgaatttggtgTCGGCCTTCTAGTCATTGGTACTTGcatttgttttgttttagAATTGTTTAAAATTTCGATTCCTGATAAAGCAGAGTTATTTAAGGGGTTTTTGCCTTCAAATATCATCTTTAAGGAACAACAGGCTCTTTACATCTCACTAGGTATATTAGGTGCCACTGTTATGCCCCATTCGTTGTATTTGGGTTCATCCATTGTTAAACCAAGACTGCAAGATtatgatttgaagaaatacgGTAAAGTTAATCCTCGTCCAAGTTTAAATGCTATAAAATATTCGTTAAACTACGCATATGCTGAATTGATCATTTCCCTGTTTTTGATTGCCACTTTTGTGAATTCCGCTATTTTAATTGTTGCAGGTGCTACACTATCCGGTCAGCCTGAGGCAGAAGATGCTGATTTATTATCGATTTATAAACTGCTAGTCCATTACATATCTCCCGCAGCAGGGCTAATTTTTGCACTGGCTATGTTATGTTCAGGGCAATCTGCAGGTATCATCTGCACACTTGCAGGACAAATCGTCTCAGAGGGGTTTTTACAGTGGTCTTTGCCACCCTGGGCTACAAGACTGTGCACCAGATTAATTGCCATAATACCATGTTTATTTGTTACTTTAACCATGGGTGAGAAGGGAATTTCAGATattttgaacttttctCAGGTGGTATTATCCTTAATCTTACCAATCGTCTCCGCTCCTTTAATTTACTTTACCGCAAATAGAAAATTAATGGTTGTTCACGATGAGAACGGAGTGGTAAGAGCCCCTACCGATGTTAACGTCATCTCAGATGAGACTACTCCTTTGAACTCGAAGCACAGTAAAATTGTTGATTTTACAAACAGCCGTTTATTAACCTATTCTTCTATCTTTGTATGGGCTTTGATAGGCAGTTTGAACTGTTATTTGGtggtttctttttgtttagGCGCTGACATCCACTTTTAG